In Eupeodes corollae chromosome 3, idEupCoro1.1, whole genome shotgun sequence, a single genomic region encodes these proteins:
- the LOC129950716 gene encoding uncharacterized protein LOC129950716, giving the protein MNREHYLIILPKESFDRRLDLEKIFRLCWNRAIVNVLVLQENGHNGTVNVYTFYPFAEGKCRNISPRIHNRYANGSFERNTPLFIPKVKNLHGCPVTLILFCRPDFVQPNQPHLFDQNILKILAKEMNFTLRYKLSPYGKGELFSPTNMTNMFKMLHDGLGDFVVNLFCSKRYQEVFEGVPYTFSKQIVVFKSPELYSSLEIFLFPFDTLTWILLSLFHTLALIFRPVWNRISRKLGLSSKHFERYVLGIWILSMFVLQSSYEGSLFKFLHDRPMKPLPKSFIEAVHQGYKFVVSNKKLFATMDEIKDNSDQIIEGGFTRMFKVFKESNGKVAWIVSKNYFYSCKIDGLGLVKAKKGLLSRLVCIYTKKHSFLASEISHKFLHNISPFGLQNHILSINKTLKQHKTDTPKSLSLQHLTGVFQLYFTLIGVSVIIFIIEHNCQ; this is encoded by the exons atgaATCGAGAACATTACCTTATCATCCTCCCAAAAGAAAGTTTTGATCGAAGACttgatttggaaaaaatatttcgttTGTGCTGGAATCGAGCAATTGTAAATGTTCTTGTACTTCAAGAAAATGGCCATAATGGAACTGTAAATGTGTACACATTTTATCCATTTGCTGAAGGAAAATGCAGAAATATCAGTCCAAGAATTCATAATCGTTATGCAAATGGAAGTTTCGAAAGAAATACGCCATTATTTATACCAAAAGTCAAAAACCTTCATGGTTGTCCTGTAACGTTGATTCTTTTTTGCCGTCCTGATTTTGTGCAACCAAATCAGCCACATTTATTtgatcaaaacattttaaaaatcttggcCAAAGAAATGAACTTTACTTTGAGATACAAATTGTCACCGTATGGTAAAGGTGAATTATTTAGTCCAACAAACATGACTAATATGTTTAAAATG TTACACGATGGACTTGGAGATTTCGTCGTTAACTTATTTTGTTCTAAACGTTATCAGGAAGTTTTTGAAGGAGTGCCATATACTTTTTCCAAACAGATTGTTGTCTTTAAATCGCCCGAATTGTATAGTTCTTTAGAGATATTCCTTTTTCCTTTTGACACATTAACCTGGATATTGTTGTCATTATTTCATACATTAGCTTTGATATTTCGTCCGGTGTGGAAtagaatttcaagaaaattaggATTAAGTAGCAAACACTTCGAGCGGTATGTTTTGGGAATATGGATTTTAAGCATGTTCGTTTTGCAAAGTTCATATGAAGGTTCACTCTTTAAGTTTTTGCATGATCGACCTATGAAGCCTCTACCAAAGAGCTTTATAGAAGCTGTTCATCAAGGATACAAATTCgtagtttcaaacaaaaaactatttgcAACAATGGATGAAATTAAAGATAATAGTGATCAAATAATAGAAGGTGGATTTACAAGAATGTTTAAAGTCTTTAAGGAATCAAATGGCAAGGTTGCTTGGatcgtttcaaaaaattatttctactCATGTAAAATAGATGGCTTGGGATTGGTCAAAGCTAAAAAGGGGCTTCTTTCTCGTTTAGTTTGCATTTATACGAAAAAACACTCATTCCTAGCTTCTGAAATATCACACAAGTTTTTGCATAATATATCGCCTTTTGGATTACAAAACCATATCTTATCGATAAATAAGACTCTGAAACAACATAAAACTGATACTCCGAAAAGTTTGTCTTTGCAGCATTTAACTGGAGTATTTCAATTGTATTTTACTCTAATTGGTGTTAgtgttattatatttataattgagCACAACTgtcaatga